tcgtcctctccacccgacggacagacacacttccttggcttagaattacggcagaaaccgctaaaaataacactaccttgctctcctctccacccgactgaatatggagttatattcctatctttattcaagagcgcattatttcattttgagagcatttctcactgatattacgttcagattttgtaatcatttccctcaaaaccttgctatcacactcaaatagtcactgctcgcgctcggatttgctctgcttgtgctcaaacgttctgcttggactcagatatgttgttgaaGTGGGACATTCAAAGTTAGGTATTGGGTGGGAGACAGAAGGTACCCAAACGCCAGGCTCAGCAAAAACAGGTTTATTAGAATACGAAGGGGATAGGGAAAGAGGAGTGGGGAGGTGGACGCCAAGGACAGGAGTGAGGGCTTGTGGACTGGGATAGGATGGTGAGGGACCTCACTGGGACAGGATGGCGAGGGACTAACGGGGATAGGATGGCAAATGATTCACTGGGATAGGATGGCAAGGGATTCACTGGGATAGGATtcagaatcaatgccaccgacataaccaatcacactatgacagacgctccacttagcaccaactgcaatgtttaattttaaatgaatgtagcctactggcagcctggcacacgtgggtgctcagtattttccgtgggtgctcgatcTCCGGAGCACCCatggtatcggcgcctatggcTGGAAGCAGGAGCGGAGGCAGGATGGAGCAGAAGAGGAGGCAGGGTGACGCAGGGAGCCGTGAGGAGGGGACCGAATGGTGACAGAGAAACTGACAGCGGAAAATAAAATAGGAACGAGGAAACtagaaaactaaactaaaactcacagccagccgaccccaaccatcacaTTAGGTCCACAACTACGAGTAACATAAATTAAGCACGTAGCATGTGgtgctagcatatagcctagcttgatgccCATAAACAATTAGATTTTCTTTATAGAGTTTAgttagattgaacgacatatgacggacagtatgtGCATATGTGATGACCCCACTTCTTCctggggatttggctaatttcatgttagagccagtagtaaaaactaatctgtaatataactgaaagaacacaagaaactggattgttggTGTCAGTCACTGTTATGTGTTGTTCATCAGagtttagtcttcattccttcatataacattagtctGAAAATGATGAATTAATATACGTCTGTTTAAAAAGTTGTAACGTTAAGTAAAATTTCACCACTATAacaaaaacagatctagaaatgatatgcttTCTTATTTgttccttaaatagcagttccttttttaattaatacaatattttgtttcagtacccctgttgagctgcatcacagctgcactttgTGCATGGACCAGTGTTGTGCAACCACACTACTGTGTTGTTCAAGTCAGAACATTACTCCCAACTCAAAATCCTATTGGTTCCCCCtgtactcacctgtgtgcagagggcaGGCAGCAGTGGCACAAACCAAGAacgttggcaagtctgatattaatgtaattgaaaaaaaaagaaaaatgtaattgtaaaatcatgttacatacagttGTATTATTTATCTTGCTTAatttcacagggtgcacaaccaggcccgGGGAGAGAAAATGACTGTggtgtccacaaaaccaaatcagagaaggtaaggtaagatagtaatgatgttaaagaaAGCTACGTAAACCTAATATATTATGCGTTGATGTCTATGTATATCTATTTGTCTTAAATAGAAGCacactatacaaagacaacagtggagagttgcTGGATCTGTCTGTCCTCAaggtgccagagatctacaaggacttcaccggTTTCTGCACCATCACTTAATccaagtgataaaagagagaacaaactaTTGTGTTCCCTGCTTACATGAacaggtgcctgtaatgtctgcccaCATAAACAATCATTTAATAAATGCTGATAAATATCACTGagatttcttaaatcattgtagttttccAGAGCAATACGATTCAGATTATTAAAGCCATGTTCATATTTGCAACACactaaaaccctgatcaaggcaaatagttttttcatattctgtaacctttataaaaaaaacaaattaacaataaaacaattaaatataCCAGAGCCGACACTTGGAAAATGGCTTTAATTTACTTTGTCAAAACAacgagtaattcataacaaactgcacaatatttgacacacaAAGTGTATCAAATATTGCATACTGCTGTATGCTCCTGTGAAGCAGTACACTTTTCctgtaggatttactgtagcaggaacattgatattggcaaacagatgacccaggtacaggtgagtttgtgagcaggggtTATGTCCTTATATTAAAGAATGAAGACTAAACTTTGATGAACAACACATAACAGTGATGCAGAAACCGACAccaacaatccagtttcttgtgttctttcagttatattacagtttagtttttactactggctctaacatggaattagccaaatccccagGAAGAAGtggggtcatcacatatacacataccttccgtcatatgtcgttcaatctagctaaacTCTATAAAGAAAATCTAATTGTTTATGGACATCAAtttaggctatatgctagcgccatatgcaACATGCTTaatttatgttactcaccctcgtaaaTGTGGACCTATCTTTTaatgtcccacttcaaagctttctcccatTTCAtgatgggtgcaggtgaaagtgcgtcgaccattccgagacattgttgacatatactaaTAATAAAGCAATCGACGGAGGGGATAAATAAACCCGGCTGAGCAGCCGCCCGCAACAGACAGTTCAATGTAACgcgaacgcaccctcaacggggcagggatcatttcattggtcaacatgACAGCTGGCATTCTAGTGGTTGGGGGGGATTTTGAGAGCattgtaacacaaaaaaaatcagagCGTGCAGGAGAAATCCGTGAGGAGAAGATTTGCAAGCGTGCAGACTCAACCTGAGTGTGAGGAGAAGGgccaaagctgagagcaggaaatttgtccaaacaacaacatatctgagtccaagcagaaagtttgagcacAATAAGAGCAAATcaaagcgcgagcagtgactatttgagtgtgatagcaaggttttgagggaaattattacaaaatctgaacataatatcagtgagaaatgctctcaaattgaaagaatccggtcttgaataaagataggaatataactccataactGAACACGCTTtcttggcttagaattacggaaacaatcgctaaacacagtGCAAACTCCCGGTCCTCTCTTCCTGATTTACAGTCCGCCTCCCTTGGCtttaaataactcaccgttgtcagctacggccgctgaacatgctcggggtttgttacgtctcttgtcacgcaactgttagaaacatgccgtatgttttaggtcgggtagaatctactGTATCTCAGTTGATCCTGttcatttgtttgctgctttcatggctgtactaacaaTACAggtgtagcgcgctgggtttactattttacaggtatatctggcaacccgacttttatggagctagaacagtgacagtaacctgtggtattgaaaatagaaattggcattgaaaaaacaagtattggCACTGAAAAATtttcaactgaaaaaaaaaaaatcttaaaatcttattattttattttatttttatattttgatgcATCATGATGGGTTTTTCAATTACaatctttacacattttgttttcagatttttttttttcaatgatagtttttttacgctgtcaggatttttacaatgtcactggttttcagtttcaactttctgtcactgttttggcttgagggggcgtggcttgagggGAGGGACGAGGAGGGCGCGATTTAGGGATAATTTGCATACTCGTGAGAGTGACTGTGCGCGCCTACGGCGCGCCCCTCCACCTGAGTCCGTGACTGTCCGTCATCCTCACCATGCGTGGCATGACCTTAGACCGCATATCACTGCGATGACTTCGACAAGTTCACCTGCAGCTACCAAATCTCAAGTAAgtctgtttacagtttttttcaaatagAAGCGGGTAGGTTTAATGTTAACTTTTAATGGACGTTGTGCTGTTTTGGCGGATGTTTGGCGAAcacaagctaacgttaatgaTAGCTAGCTAATACCGCACGTCAGCTAATGTTGGCTAAATTGTGGCTAATGGTAATGTTGGCTATTTTCTCCCGCCCGGGATCAATCAATCTCAATCTGTCCTCTATAATCTAGTATTTTTTCATATTCTGTCTTCTAGGAGTTTGAGGCCAGTGTTATTGCTGCTGCACAAGGCCTCATAAACGTGCTAACGCAAAATATTCAGCAGCATCAACCGCCCCCCACACAGCAGAATTCAGTGCAGTTACAAGAGCAGCAAAGTCCGCAAGCACAAACGCCTAAACAAACACTTCAGGAGGAGATGACTAGGTTTTTAACTATGTTgacaatatattgatattggaCTTATTCAATGGGAAGTTGTATTTCATAATCTTAATAATCTCCCACATGCAGGTCCTTTCCTGGCTTCTTCTCCAAAAGAAAAGGCAAAAACCGCTTTTCTCCGTTACAAACCACTCCAGGGAAGCCTAAAgtctgtaacgttaacgttaagccGTTCagcatatatgtatatttggtTAATAAAGGCTGTACCAGCACCCCTTCTGCTGCGGAAGAGTTGGAGTTTAGCCAAGCAGGGTTAGGGAAGAGGTCCCTCACCTTGACAGACGATATGAGCCACGCAGCGGTAGTGTAACCACTTTTTTAATTTCAATAAATTGTTATTATAGACTTGACAGTACAAGTATACTGTTACCAATATGttattttgaaaacatttgacTATATTACTGTActtttagatgttgtataatacTGTTTTTTAAGCCCCCTTTATGTGATTTTCTTAGATAAACAAACTTCTCATTGAAGAATATCCCAAGATGGAGGGGGTGGAAGGATGGCTGTTCTACAAGGCTTCAGGTGCATTACATATCATTTACTTATTTCCTTTTTGAAAATGCAGGGACATCAACATTGAAACTCTTTCTCTCACTGGCTGTATTCAGGTGGCCACGGTAGAAGGAAACTGGCTGCAGTTCCCCCTGATGTAGACGGTTATACAGGAAGACTAATTCGCACTGTTTCAGGTGCTGGGAAGACCATTTTGTATGTTGTGCCACTGCAGCAGGACCTTGATCTTACTCCATTGCCGTATGATGCACCTGAATTCCAAAAAATGCCGAAGACTGCATGTCAAGTGTGCAAAGAAAGCATGCCTCTGCATATTCTAGCATTGCACATCAAGGGTTGTATAGGGTCTCAATCTGCAacagatgatgatgaggaggtgAATGAATATGTGTGAGATTGTTTTACATAGATACAATATTCATACAATGCTATTATAATATTTTGTCCTTGGCAACCATATTACAACACATGTCCTAATATCTGCAGTACTGAAGACTAAAAACTACTACTATTACCATTCCTAATTTGGCCAAATTTGTTTTTGCAAAGTCAGAATTAAACCTGCACTGTATTAGTTCATTACATCTTCAAttgattttgattttctttttttagacaGTTTAAACACCTCATTtcaatctaaaaaaaagttACGCTGGGGGAAGAAACTATTTGGCCTCAGTGATTATAGAATGTCCCAATATTGGTCCCTTTATATCTATCATATCACTATATACTTTGATATTGATTATTTGTCCCCACATTTATTTATGGATACAACTGTTGTGTGCTACTTATAGGACTGGGGTAGTGAGGTCCAGGTTCTTTCTGTCACAAATTCACCACTTGAGCACCCTAAGAAAGAGTCCAGAGATGAACAGGTGATAATTATGAACTGTAATCTGTCTAGAATTCTaaacttttttcatatttgtgCTTTTGATTTGAACTTTTACAACTGTTCACAGGATAGAAAGGAATGCCCTATATGTTGTGGTTGCTTTCCATCAGATGACATTGCTCTGCATGCAAGCTTGTGTGGTGAAAGGTTTGCTATTCTTTCATGTTAAATATGCACATCTTAAcatgttaattttatttcacaaatgtttgatttttctaactttttttgttgtaattttCCCGATAGAAATTCTAAATAATGCTAAAGAGTACATATGATTGAAAATGTGTTTGGTTTAAATGGATAATTATTGATACATTTTGctgaaaaatgtattgttttaatATTGATCATTCTCAGTCCACAGGATACTCCTGTCTACAATTCTGACTTCAGTCCCACTTCAGGCCCTACCAGTAGTGTCCTATGCGAGGGAAGTGTGCCTATGACTGAAATATCGAGGTGATTTTTGTGTTCTGCTTTTATTAATCCGTTTTCTTAAAATTTAAATCAaagttattgttttatttttgcttttcttGATAGTGAAAATGATATCCTCCAGTTGCTTGCAAATCAAGTAGATGCAAGCAAAGATTTTAAGATCTGCATCACCCGAGATGACCTTGTCCAAAGAGGCTTCATTCAGTGGCAAAGACAAAAGAAGGGCTCCCCTGTCAACAAACTCAATGTGACTTTCATTGGAGAAGCAGGAATTGACACTGGTGCATTAAGCAAAGAATTTTTGACAGATAATGTACTGGAACTTCAAAAGTACACGTTCGGTTACAGTTTGAGTTATTTCCTTAATTGTATTGtcttcatttattatttttagaaaTGATGAATGGCATTGAGAGGCGACTGTTCGAAGGCAATGACACAAAGGGAAAGAGTCCTGTCTACTCCATAAGTGACCTAGAAAATGGTTTCTACAGGTTTGCATTGTTTCATACTAGTCCTAATTCTACAGTTTATGTATGGAAGTATGGAAAGGGAATGTACAGGTCAtgtaaaatgtttgcattttttgATGATGGCATGCAGAACTGCAGGAGAAGTGTTCTCAGTCAGCCTCGCTCAGGGTGGCCCAGCACCATGCTTCTTTAGAAATTGGTGTTTCCAGTTCCTTGCAACAGGAGACTTTGACACTTTGCAGTTGACCAAAGACGATGTGGACGATCAGGAATATTCTTCAATCATAGAAAGGGTGAGTACACCTGTTGTAAGTAGCATTAGAAAACAATGAAAGAAACAAAGCAGAATGCTTTCCTTGACGTACAATAGTCCATTGCTATCCTGTAAAGAATTAGGGTTGTAATTTTAGGTGGAGGCGGCAACTGATCTGACAGAGTTGACAGAAGAAATTGTGAGCTGTGGTTACACAGGGCTTGTGAAGGTTGGCAGGAAGGACAGTATTATAAGGTGTGTAAATTGTATGTACACATACATTTAGCCGAgacaatttatttatattatgcataaaataaaacataaatgttaGGTCAATTCTACTGCCTAAGCCCTTGACCAAGAAAAAAACTCCTCTACACTGTTTGTGGAAGTGCCACATTTATACTCTAAATAGTAAGTAGAGCCTAGAAATCCTccagaaatgtttgttttgctcCTCCACTAATCAAGACAAATATTGTTTCCAGTTCATAATAGAGCCATTGTTCTACATGCTACAATGCGTCTGACTCCTATCCTTCAGCAAATCAGAAAAGGCATGAAGGTCTACAACCTTGTGGAGTTGATTGGGAGGCACCCAGATCTCTGCTCAAACCTGTTTGTCCCCAAAGAGGATGATGACAGTAAATATGCTGGTCATTTTAACATCCACATTTgctttactgtttttatttgacaggatAATACATGTTCACATGTTGTATAGCTGCATCTATTTTATGATAATTGCACCATCATCTTTTCATGGCTTGCTGGTATTCTCCGTTGCACATCGTCAggcatacagtatatgatgcaaacttttcttcttcttttttatctttaggCAGATGCTGA
The genomic region above belongs to Perca fluviatilis chromosome 24, GENO_Pfluv_1.0, whole genome shotgun sequence and contains:
- the LOC120554217 gene encoding uncharacterized protein LOC120554217 gives rise to the protein MTSTSSPAATKSQEFEASVIAAAQGLINVLTQNIQQHQPPPTQQNSVQLQEQQSPQAQTPKQTLQEEMTRSFPGFFSKRKGKNRFSPLQTTPGKPKVCNVNVKPFSIYVYLVNKGCTSTPSAAEELEFSQAGLGKRSLTLTDDMSHAAINKLLIEEYPKMEGVEGWLFYKASGGHGRRKLAAVPPDVDGYTGRLIRTVSGAGKTILYVVPLQQDLDLTPLPYDAPEFQKMPKTACQVCKESMPLHILALHIKGCIGSQSATDDDEEDWGSEVQVLSVTNSPLEHPKKESRDEQDRKECPICCGCFPSDDIALHASLCGESPQDTPVYNSDFSPTSGPTSSVLCEGSVPMTEISSENDILQLLANQVDASKDFKICITRDDLVQRGFIQWQRQKKGSPVNKLNVTFIGEAGIDTEMMNGIERRLFEGNDTKGKSPVYSISDLENGFYRTAGEVFSVSLAQGGPAPCFFRNWCFQFLATGDFDTLQLTKDDVDDQEYSSIIERVEAATDLTELTEEIVSCGYTGLVKVGRKDSIIRAIVLHATMRLTPILQQIRKGMKVYNLVELIGRHPDLCSNLFVPKEDDDSRC